Proteins from a single region of Parambassis ranga chromosome 18, fParRan2.1, whole genome shotgun sequence:
- the serpinh2 gene encoding serine (or cysteine) peptidase inhibitor, clade H, member 2: protein MLRLLLCLLISLPVLLVQGSASNSSTKSPAVPASPPPRPPSPLGDLSWALGLRLYQVLRSDSSSVNTVFSPLLVASSLGALGAGAAGNTASQVHDLLKTPSSSKIEGQAGELLAAALNSVNEANGTSFHLHTSSAVFSKQAAAISEAFVKESQTRFRLQHKTLKKGDSKEDLKQLYDWAKAGLSGLEGAPLLEEVKAKAGALILANAMKFKGLWEREFSEDSTDHRTFLGKKYTKVMMMHRAGVYPYHEDINNMVQIVEVPLWGGKAGLVLLLPFHVENLARLEKLLTLEQLSRWLEKTNITSLAISLPKANITSTLSLQKPLSTLGLTDAWDQTLADFSGVSDKSKGKLHLGGVLHWASLELDSQAGKAEADLEDEILDKPKLLYADHPFIIFVRDNTTGALLLMGALDHLEGEALHDEL from the exons ATGCTGAGactccttctctgtctcctcaTTTCTCTGCCAGTTCTCCTGGTGCAGGGCAGTGCCAGTAATTCATCCACGAAGAGCCCTGCTGTTCCGGCCAGCCCCCCACCtcgccctccttctcctctgggCGACCTGAGTTGGGCTCTGGGTCTGCGCCTGTACCAGGTTCTTCGCTCTGACTCAAGCTCAGTAAACACCGTCTTCTCCCCTCTGCTGGTGGCCTCCTCACTTGGAGCACTGGGCGCAGGTGCAGCCGGTAATACTGCCAGCCAGGTCCACGATCTCCTCAAGACACCATCGTCCTCCAAAATTGAAGGACAGGCAGGGGAGCTTCTGGCTGCGGCGTTGAACAGTGTCAATGAAGCTAATGGCACTAGCTTTCACTTGCACACATCCTCAGCTGTGTTTTCTAAGCAGGCTGCTGCTATCAGTGAGGCGTTTGTGAAGGAGAGCCAAACCAggttcaggctgcagcacaaGACTCTGAAGAAGGGAGACTCCAAGGAGGACCTAAAGCAGCTCTATGATTGGGCTAAGGCTGGTCTCAGTGGCCTGGAAGGAGCCCCTTTGTTGGAGGAAGTCAAGGCTAAGGCTGGAGCCCTCATTCTGGCAAATGCCATGAAATTTAAAG GGCTGTGGGAGAGAGAGTTCAGTGAAGACAGCACAGATCATCGTACTTTCTTGGGGAAAAAATACACTAAAGTGATGATGATGCACAGAgcag GTGTGTACCCTTACCATGAAGACATCAACAACATGGTACAAATTGTGGAGGTACCTCTTTGGGGAGGCAAGGCTGGCCTTGTGCTCCTGCTGCCCTTTCACGTCGAAAATCTGGCCCGGTTGGAAAAGCTGCTGACCCTGGAGCAGCTGTCCAGGTGGCTGGAAAAGACTAACATTACCAGTCTGGCCATCTCGCTGCCAAAGGCAAACATCACCAGCACGCTGAGTCTGCAG AAACCATTGTCTACTCTAGGCTTGACTGATGCTTGGGACCAGACACTGGCAGATTTCTCTGGTGTGTCGGACAAGAGCAAAGGGAAGCTTCACCTTGGCGGCGTCCTCCACTGGGCTTCCCTAGAGCTGGACAGTCAGGCTGGGAAAGCAGAAGCAGACCTAGAAGACGAGATCTTAGACAAACCCAAGCTGTTGTACGCCGACCACCCCTTCATCATCTTTGTGAGAGACAACACCACCGGTGCCCTGCTGCTGATGGGAGCTCTAGACCATTTAGAGGGAGAGGCCTTACATGATGAACTGTAG